The following coding sequences are from one Lolium rigidum isolate FL_2022 chromosome 6, APGP_CSIRO_Lrig_0.1, whole genome shotgun sequence window:
- the LOC124660441 gene encoding putative E3 ubiquitin-protein ligase SINA-like 6 — translation MELGDHSCRNVTEADVKLEEGEVTQDGGSALVAVDAMPEPPQMDIRMDVALLHCQTCLLPLRPPVFKCEAAGHIVCFCCRAGHGGICSRAVTHCAELDAVVAAAKVPCPYRAFGCDRYVVYHAVADHQRGECQCAPCSCPDSGCHFVGSRGMLLDHFAAAHSRLAVTVRYGRSWNLSFALSQRWHVLVGEEDRSVFLVSLGSLGAATAVSLVCVRADAAPAPQFWCKLSVELPGDDKDKLVLMTSTVGSSALTGGMPAPGQGMFLAVPQELLSGDVLPLSVRIDQLRPAAAANKSATPRARTPGRMQ, via the exons ATGGAGCTCGGGGATCACAGCTGTAGGAACGTGACAGAGGCAGACGTGAAGCTAGAGGAAGGAGAGGTGACGCAGGACGGAGGGAGTGCACTGGTGGCGGTGGACGCCATGCCGGAGCCGCCGCAGATGGACATCAGGATGGACGTCGCGCTGCTCCACTGCCAGACATGCCTCCTCCCCCTCAGACCTCCTGTCTTCAAG TGCGAGGCCGCTGGGCACATCGTGTGCTTCTGCTGCCGCGCCGGCCACGGCGGCATCTGCAGCCGCGCCGTCACCCACTGCgccgagctggacgccgtcgtcgccgccgccaaggtGCCCTGCCCCTACAGGGCGTTCGGCTGCGACCGGTACGTCGTCTACCACGCCGTCGCGGACCACCAGCGCGGCGAGTGCCAGTGCGCGCCGTGCTCCTGCCCCGACTCCGGCTGCCACTTCGTCGGCTCGCGCGGCATGCTCCTGGACCATTTCGCCGCCGCCCACTCGCGCCTCGCCGTCACGGTCCGCTACGGCCGGTCCTGGAACCTCAGCTTCGCCCTGTCCCAGCGCTGGCACGTCCTCGTCGGGGAGGAGGACAGGAGCGTCTTCCTCGTGTCCCTGGGCTCGCTCGGCGCGGCCACCGCCGTGTCGCTGGTGTGCgtcagggccgacgccgccccagcGCCCCAGTTCTGGTGCAAGCTCTCTGTGGAGCTTCCGGGCGACGACAAGGACAAGCTCGTCCTCATGACCTCCACCGTGGGCAGCAGCGCGCTCACCGGCGGCATGCCAGCGCCGGGCCAGGGGATGTTCTTGGCCGTGCCCCAGGAGCTGCTCTCCGGCGACGTGCTCCCGCTCAGCGTCCGCATTGATCAGCTCcgacctgccgccgccgccaacaagTCTGCAACACCGCGAGCGAGGACACCGGGGAGGATGCAGTGA